GTTAGTTGTCAGTTGTCAGTTGTTATTCCCCTTGTCCCCCCATCTCCCTCATCTCCCGGTTGGTGAGCGAAGTCGAACCACATCCCCCCATCCCCCCATCTCCCCCAAATGCCACGGGCAGCTACCATGTAGCGGAAGATGTATTCTACCAACTCAATGTAGTTACGAGCCGCTTCGGGAGAAGATGCCCAAACTGTAACACCGTGGTCACGGATGAGTAAAGCTGGTACTTGTGGCAAATTAATTGTAAAGCGTTCTTGAATCTCAGTTGCAATGCGAGAAACTTGTAAATGATTGGCAAAGATGGGAAGCACACAACAAGGATTCTCTTCCCAAATTCCTAAACCTTTGAGCATCTCTAAAGGCGGTAAGGGTAAAAAATCTCCAAGAACAAAGCGAGAAACCAAATTTGCCTCAATTGAGTGGACGTGATAACAAGCTTGTGCTTGGGGAAAGAGGGTATAAATTACTTGGTGAATAACAGTTTCAGCCGATGGTTTTAAATCTGCTGACGACTCCTGCTTACCATCTGGATAAATGCGAACTAAATCACTGAGTAACAATTCTCCTTTAGACCGACCACTAGCTGTAATCCAGAAACTAGCATCTGGTAAACGCGCTGAAAGATTGCCCGCAGTTCCCACCATCCAACCTTGGTGATAAAATTGACGGGCGGCGGCGATGAGTTCAAGACGGCGATCGCTTGGAGTTTGGCTAGTCATGGTATTAAGCTTTTACACAATCAGACGGTAGGTGCAGGGGTGCAGGGGTGCAGGGGTGCAGGGGTGCAGGGGTGCAGGGGTGCAAGGGAGAAGGATTGACGCTTTTTCTCGAAAATAACTAAACTGTTCCAGATAAAGATTGCATATCTAAATTGTGTTGACTGATGACAGTCATCATTCATGAGTCATGAGTCATCAGTCAACGGCCTTGTTGAGTGATTATGCAATTTAGATGTCTTTACCTTACTTCCATAACTGAGCTAGATGGTTACGCACTTCCAAGAAATCATTCCAGGGAATGTAGGGTTTTTGGTATTCATTTAGATATTTAGCTAAGCTTGAACGAGCAAACACTACAGAAGCTTCAAGCGCCATATTTAGATCAGTCAGGGAATCACCGATCGCAATTTTTTGCTCGGCTGGATACTCTGCCATTACCTGCACCTTCGCCACCATTTCTGTACCACCCTCGTAATCAGAGTGTACTTTTAGGTGAGAACTACTGGTATCTACATCAATAGCATAGATGCCATGAACCCGCTGAACTAAACTATCTAGGACAACTTCCACCATTCCCCGCAGTCCTCCAGAAACTACCACTAAAGGCACTTTCTGAAACTCCAGAAAATCTAATAGTTCTAAAAATCCTGGGCGGATTGGCTGGGGTTGAGTAAATTCCAAAATTTCGCCATAGCTTGAAGATGGAATTGATTCCAATATTTTCCTGACTCCTTCTCGCAGTGTCAACCGTCGTGCATACATTTCGGGCAGTAATTGTGCAGAAAGTTCAGGTGAAAATTTTTTGAAAACCGCAACAAATGTTTCCTCAACTGTGATGGTGCCGTCAAAGTCGCAAAAAACAATCTGCTTGTTCACTCCTAACTCCTAACTCCTAACTCCTAACTCCTAACTTTTAACTGCTTTCTCTCTACCCGTATACTGGGGTACCCAACCCTCAGTACTGATGAAATAGCGTACTGCTTTAACTCGCCGTGCTGG
Above is a window of Nostoc sp. UHCC 0702 DNA encoding:
- the mtnB gene encoding methylthioribulose 1-phosphate dehydratase, coding for MTSQTPSDRRLELIAAARQFYHQGWMVGTAGNLSARLPDASFWITASGRSKGELLLSDLVRIYPDGKQESSADLKPSAETVIHQVIYTLFPQAQACYHVHSIEANLVSRFVLGDFLPLPPLEMLKGLGIWEENPCCVLPIFANHLQVSRIATEIQERFTINLPQVPALLIRDHGVTVWASSPEAARNYIELVEYIFRYMVAARGIWGRWGDGGMWFDFAHQPGDEGDGGTRGITTDN
- a CDS encoding HAD-IB family phosphatase, giving the protein MNKQIVFCDFDGTITVEETFVAVFKKFSPELSAQLLPEMYARRLTLREGVRKILESIPSSSYGEILEFTQPQPIRPGFLELLDFLEFQKVPLVVVSGGLRGMVEVVLDSLVQRVHGIYAIDVDTSSSHLKVHSDYEGGTEMVAKVQVMAEYPAEQKIAIGDSLTDLNMALEASVVFARSSLAKYLNEYQKPYIPWNDFLEVRNHLAQLWK